A genome region from Akkermansiaceae bacterium includes the following:
- a CDS encoding DUF11 domain-containing protein: MPEAQIRQSFLILASNTGTTMDTVVSMVVGTSGTRMVYDHWEDGYEVDINNPTQASTQIWGDGNDANGKPPGYAQDPTSLDAGTVIALRNNVSLPRNPSSILFDGRDRVGSTKGIVMSRSSWATTPGSVLADATEVSATIDWGRNFVMPVGENEIFPTPATSSMFELVSIFVQASQNGTVVQLDRDGNGSVDTTVTLNQGENYYLDRGILKGATVAASKPVQVHLLTGDIGANYESRWYTVAPLDQWGSSYYTPVGTANDGDDTYIFLYNPDPAAITVNYTTRSGTGSFVLPANDSYRFLMPQDSGAHFYNTASRPFFAIGAVGAKPTANNVHDWGFSLVPEGNLTTSIVCGWGPGSSNLSVNGSPVWATAVGNTRIYVDYGGDYAGPQTDPDGDNYDVHYDISALEVQRLYDPSRDQTGMRVYTLDGTLITGAWGQDPAVAGPGNPFLDAGTTIPAFPVPVITKSYTIVNDVGATGLSVGDTLEYLITMNNNSLVALGNLFVVDGLPPTLTYVAGSTTRDTVAISDNLSPSSAFPLDETGIIIPVLPRGGVTRLRYRTVINAGGSITNTVSTSFRGVTSSVSVAVPDGSSPCTINFTNSGGTTVATYNEGSGIYIQMSDPDANTNSSTIQTVTVLVKNTTNGDLEFVTLTETTASSGVFRNTTAVLPSSTTAGLAPYDGTLNGLALNNLSVSYTDPIFGDSASATATIIAPGLIKQLYLTTDGTDNDNTGNLDRVDPVNTADGSTSQTAILGQATIVADSPSSSSSTVFTSTPVQPAFASVSTTSGSASSFTFSHNPGNGANRLLLVGVTLRNNASQSVSSVTFGGAALTRVGTQANGSNARVEIWSLTNPSSGAANVVVTLSASGQASIGATTFTGVDQITPLEAFTSNTGSSTTPAVGVTAASDQLVYDTVALNADSNNLAVAGGQTRRWNVRQSATLIGASSTSAGADSVTMSWTSTNGPWAIGAVAIRSAGSTVSVNHTTGSGSNRLMLVGLSYEDDDNDGFKVPSVSYAGLPLTRLIQRASAVEAGSEIWYLINPPSGAGTVTVATAGAGATDDEIVVGVSTFSGVNQANPFGTAVSAIGSSGPATVNVSSASGELVFDTVALDDSRRVTVGSGQAQQWNLNTDNAGDGVSGAGSTEPGASSVTMSWTLTNNDDWAICAVPIKPAAGTPVTFTQTPAFAEAFSMTSLPSVIAYYSVSSGTMPASPDISAVLRKNGIPFATSTGVTASGGLLTFTFPVNPTNFVANDVISLVISNGQSGVTFRLDYDSTTRPSRINLPTNTVIRVDSVGVYDAPFPGGTLTTTPANGQTLYVRTVVGDPFGAYDITSLPLSIDGPGAASDISVTLGASNVVATTAATKTYEYVWNTGTTTGAYNIAATAREGFENTITSQRSTAVNMSFLDLGTPSTTEFTVGNNGAATNTYNPNVSVGVRVTDIDKNKLPGVVETITAVITSSSGDSELVTLTETGPNTGVFTFVIPASSTAPGTSNNGTLHAPQGSALTVNYVDPDDSSDTSSANATVPLPTGTPGISVSKTLLAPSDGQAVIGEAVQYRLRVVNTGSTTLSTVSLTDTFPAANLTYGSASTAPNTVASGSLTWTNVGPLTPGQSVTIIVNFTALASGNPVTNSATANAGGGVTSTSTRNVIITRPAVTVTKTLVSPNPGPANKGDDVVFNINVNNTGDTPISSLPLEDIYSGATFEFVSASVPPDSTGSGSLLWLDITGAGSLAAGSSQNITVTLRAIGAASPATNRAEVSFAVDSNGDPVPPSISSASLVTTAGSIYGSVLEDQGTAGYGGGDTALSGVTVTLFTDPNGDGDPSDGTLVAITETQADGTYEFLNLGLGNYTVVETDPFGFESIADTQGANDNRIPVTLTSSTPSTGNNFLDQFIDPALYGNISGQVRNDTDADGNLLDADSGISGVTIDLFTDPNGDGNPADGVLFTTTLTNGSGNYSFTNLPPGSYVVVESDPTGFVSTADITLPNDNRIPVTVAASQTSTGNDFLDTSNLAATGTIGNLIWSDTNNNGVFDSGETGINGVAVQLYRSSQTPGVDVPYKTTTTSGGGIYSFGNVPADTYIIYLPTSNFGAGKALETATLSSYFTDTADNQQDNDDNGIQSAAGQAISSPALAIAAGETDNSVDFGFVPVSSYGSISGTVQADTNNDNAGDVGIQSVGMTLYTDPNGDGDFTDGVVFATTSTAVGGAYSFTGLPPGAYVVVETQPSGFLTITDTDGGTDDRVAINLPVAGSGTASFVEVQSVSISGNVFNDANGLLGTPVNTVDGATYGGATVYANLVENGAVVQAVAATSGAYDFSGVAGYKNYTVVLSTTQGTIGAAPPAASLPSGYVNTGENVGAGTGSDGTVNGSLAVPVTNASVTNANFGVERIPTASNVASASQLNPAGTAQVTVPTLTATDPEDASVTSFIINTLPSNGTLYYDGSAVTVGQTITSYNASLLTLDPNDGAITASFTYSAVDAAGKSSAPATATMPFTAIGISGNVFNDANGLLGTPVNTVDGTAYAGPTLYANLVSGGNVAQVVTVTAGAYNFGTVAANTNYTVVLSTTQGTVGAAAPAASLPSGYVNTGENVGAGTGSDGTVNGSLAVPVVTSSVTNANFGVELIPTATNVSSASQLNPAGTAQVTVPTLTATDPEDTSVTSFTINTLPTNGTLYYNGSAVTLGQTITSYNASLLKLDPDDGAITASFTYSAVDAAGKSSAPATATMPFTAIGISGNVFNDANGLLGTPVNTVDGTAYAGPTLYANLVSGGNVAQVVTVTAGAYNFGTVAANTNYTVVLSTTQGTVGAAAPAASLPAGYVNTGENVGAGTGSDGTVNGSLAVPVVTSSVTNANFGVRENGTVSGHLYIDTNGNGSQDSGEPDLANVDVVITDSFGAQQTVATNSSGNWTASVPPGSTTANVDETDPQYPTGSIQKEGTDPTTVTAVAGADTSAGNDGYFLPGSITGIVRVDNNNDGTPDAIRAGAILSLQDGNGDPVLGAGNVPVTTVTAANGTYSFGNLPPGTYQVAKINDPGYRSISDKDGGNPELIAVIVVNAGQVNPLNDFLEMLQKCPDLWTEWQDKWDTILGGETAFINNPDGDRYSNLLEYAFCMPPNSGGRKPFCLVNSLSVTGGLDGVFSRTAGGPQDVTYILDYAAALGDPTSWNSITLTGGNTTVTNNGDGSETVRIVDLESLTGLTAGAGFVRIRVQLDNGVDTAEDSTEVLGWVETQLGMCCRTYNNPFLPCATFTGTVDSVNGQELVLTTSAGSSDLSTLLVPGTSYYIEVETGDLEGHRFDVTGATATSLTLANDASLSSASPPFNTLTGAAPALLAGDRIALHTCKTLNGQFPAASFGAGLTQETSDEVQVFANGTWAIYWLFEDGAATRWVNADDVTMVDAGATVIPAGQGVFFHNRTAPTSILAYGEVRGHDFHRPLLQGVNMVGGGYPLDQSAIGNNSRGLNLADGFFGSRNFKTADSFFVWRTDGSATASGYDTYFLLDGGASQPTVKRWVKTGDVDITPRDAELLLKRDGGVMTRVATDKTGYVIPTPWTP, encoded by the coding sequence ATGCCGGAAGCTCAGATCCGGCAGTCGTTCCTCATACTCGCATCGAATACCGGCACCACGATGGATACGGTGGTGTCGATGGTGGTGGGAACCAGCGGGACGCGTATGGTCTACGACCACTGGGAGGATGGCTATGAGGTCGACATCAACAATCCAACTCAGGCCAGCACCCAGATATGGGGCGATGGCAACGACGCCAACGGCAAGCCGCCCGGATATGCCCAAGATCCCACATCGCTTGATGCCGGCACGGTGATCGCTTTGCGCAATAATGTCAGCCTGCCGCGCAATCCTTCGAGCATTCTTTTCGACGGCCGCGACCGCGTGGGTTCCACCAAGGGCATTGTCATGTCTCGCTCTTCATGGGCCACCACACCCGGTTCTGTCCTCGCGGATGCCACGGAGGTGAGCGCCACGATCGACTGGGGCAGGAATTTCGTCATGCCGGTCGGCGAAAATGAGATTTTCCCCACTCCGGCGACGAGTTCCATGTTTGAGCTCGTCTCAATTTTCGTTCAGGCCTCTCAGAACGGCACGGTGGTGCAGTTGGACAGGGACGGAAACGGCAGCGTGGATACCACCGTCACCTTGAACCAAGGTGAGAACTATTATTTGGATCGGGGTATATTGAAAGGTGCCACCGTCGCTGCGTCGAAGCCGGTGCAGGTTCATCTCCTAACAGGTGACATTGGGGCGAACTACGAGTCTCGGTGGTATACTGTTGCTCCGCTCGATCAATGGGGCAGTAGCTATTACACGCCTGTTGGCACTGCCAATGACGGCGATGATACCTATATTTTTCTCTACAACCCGGATCCGGCAGCAATCACGGTCAACTACACCACCCGTTCAGGAACTGGGTCCTTTGTGCTTCCTGCAAATGACAGCTACCGCTTCCTGATGCCGCAGGATTCCGGTGCTCACTTTTATAATACGGCAAGCCGACCCTTCTTCGCGATCGGCGCCGTTGGTGCAAAGCCAACAGCCAACAATGTCCACGACTGGGGCTTCAGTCTTGTGCCCGAGGGGAATCTCACCACCTCTATCGTCTGCGGTTGGGGCCCGGGCAGTTCCAATCTCAGCGTCAACGGCAGCCCTGTTTGGGCAACCGCCGTGGGCAACACACGCATCTACGTCGACTACGGTGGGGACTACGCGGGCCCCCAAACCGATCCGGACGGTGACAACTATGATGTCCATTACGATATCTCCGCGCTTGAGGTGCAACGCCTCTACGATCCGAGTCGAGACCAGACCGGAATGAGGGTTTACACCTTGGATGGCACTCTGATCACCGGAGCTTGGGGTCAAGATCCCGCCGTGGCCGGTCCCGGAAATCCATTTCTCGATGCCGGCACCACGATTCCCGCCTTCCCGGTGCCTGTGATTACGAAATCTTACACGATCGTCAACGATGTCGGTGCAACTGGTCTGAGTGTTGGCGATACCTTGGAATACCTCATCACGATGAACAACAACAGCCTCGTGGCGTTGGGTAACCTGTTCGTGGTGGACGGTCTTCCACCTACCCTCACTTATGTCGCCGGATCCACAACTCGAGATACCGTAGCGATTAGCGATAATTTGTCACCGTCCTCTGCCTTTCCGCTTGATGAAACAGGCATCATCATTCCGGTCTTACCACGCGGCGGGGTGACAAGACTTAGATATCGCACCGTCATCAATGCCGGAGGTTCAATCACCAACACCGTGAGTACTTCCTTTCGTGGTGTGACTTCCAGTGTTTCCGTGGCTGTTCCTGACGGCAGCTCGCCCTGTACGATCAATTTCACCAATAGCGGCGGCACCACGGTTGCAACTTACAATGAGGGCAGTGGAATCTATATCCAGATGTCAGATCCCGATGCAAACACCAACTCCTCTACCATCCAGACGGTCACGGTTTTGGTGAAAAATACGACCAACGGAGATCTTGAATTCGTCACTCTCACCGAAACGACTGCCAGCTCCGGCGTTTTCCGGAACACAACCGCTGTCCTGCCGTCCTCAACGACCGCCGGCTTGGCACCGTATGACGGAACCCTGAACGGCCTTGCGCTGAACAATCTATCTGTTAGCTACACCGATCCGATTTTCGGCGACAGCGCGAGTGCCACAGCCACCATCATCGCCCCGGGTCTCATTAAACAACTGTATCTTACCACGGATGGGACGGACAACGACAACACGGGCAACTTGGATCGCGTGGATCCGGTTAACACGGCAGATGGCTCCACATCGCAGACGGCCATCCTTGGCCAAGCGACCATTGTTGCCGATTCTCCGTCCTCATCGTCATCCACGGTTTTCACCTCAACACCTGTGCAGCCTGCGTTCGCTTCGGTAAGTACAACCTCCGGATCCGCTTCTTCGTTCACGTTTTCCCACAATCCCGGAAATGGCGCCAACCGGCTGCTGCTGGTCGGTGTGACCCTGCGAAACAACGCGAGCCAGTCAGTTTCCTCGGTGACCTTCGGCGGTGCGGCACTCACCCGGGTTGGCACCCAAGCCAATGGCTCCAACGCAAGGGTTGAAATCTGGAGTCTCACTAATCCATCGAGTGGCGCTGCCAACGTTGTCGTGACGCTCAGCGCCTCTGGGCAGGCTTCGATAGGGGCGACGACGTTTACGGGTGTGGATCAGATCACACCGCTGGAGGCATTTACATCAAATACCGGCAGTTCGACGACGCCTGCAGTAGGTGTGACCGCCGCAAGCGATCAGCTCGTTTACGATACCGTCGCCTTGAATGCCGACTCAAACAATCTCGCTGTGGCCGGTGGCCAAACGAGACGCTGGAATGTGCGACAAAGTGCCACTCTCATTGGTGCCTCAAGCACGAGTGCTGGCGCAGATAGTGTTACGATGAGTTGGACGAGCACGAACGGCCCTTGGGCAATTGGCGCGGTCGCCATCCGCTCGGCTGGCAGCACTGTTTCGGTGAATCATACGACTGGTTCCGGGAGCAATCGCCTGATGTTGGTGGGCTTATCTTACGAGGATGATGACAATGACGGATTCAAGGTTCCTTCGGTTTCCTACGCTGGACTTCCACTCACCCGATTGATCCAACGTGCTTCAGCGGTGGAAGCCGGGTCTGAAATTTGGTACCTAATCAATCCTCCCAGTGGCGCAGGCACGGTGACCGTCGCCACGGCTGGCGCGGGTGCTACCGATGACGAAATCGTGGTTGGAGTGAGCACCTTTTCCGGAGTGAATCAGGCAAATCCGTTCGGCACCGCTGTGTCTGCCATCGGGTCGTCTGGCCCCGCCACGGTCAATGTTTCCTCGGCCAGTGGCGAGCTGGTGTTTGATACCGTGGCTCTTGACGACAGCAGGAGAGTCACAGTGGGATCCGGCCAAGCTCAGCAATGGAATTTGAACACCGATAATGCTGGCGATGGCGTTTCAGGTGCCGGGAGCACGGAGCCGGGTGCCAGCAGTGTGACGATGTCGTGGACTCTAACCAACAACGACGACTGGGCAATCTGCGCCGTTCCTATCAAGCCTGCGGCAGGCACCCCGGTCACTTTCACGCAGACTCCGGCCTTCGCAGAAGCGTTCAGCATGACTTCCTTGCCGTCCGTGATCGCCTATTATTCCGTGAGCAGCGGAACGATGCCCGCTAGCCCGGACATCAGTGCCGTGCTTAGGAAAAATGGTATCCCGTTTGCCACTAGCACCGGTGTCACAGCCTCTGGCGGCTTGCTCACTTTCACCTTCCCTGTCAATCCGACGAATTTCGTGGCGAATGACGTCATTTCCTTGGTCATTTCTAACGGCCAGAGTGGCGTGACTTTCAGGCTTGATTACGACAGCACCACGAGACCTTCCCGCATCAACTTGCCGACCAATACCGTGATCCGCGTCGATTCGGTAGGAGTCTATGACGCGCCCTTCCCCGGTGGCACGCTCACTACCACCCCGGCCAATGGTCAGACACTTTATGTTAGAACTGTCGTGGGTGATCCTTTTGGCGCCTATGACATCACCAGCCTGCCGCTGAGCATCGATGGCCCCGGAGCCGCAAGCGATATCTCGGTGACGCTTGGTGCATCAAATGTCGTGGCTACAACGGCAGCGACCAAGACCTACGAATATGTATGGAATACCGGCACCACCACCGGAGCATACAACATCGCCGCCACCGCCAGGGAAGGCTTTGAAAATACGATCACCTCCCAGCGTTCCACCGCGGTGAACATGAGTTTCCTCGATCTCGGAACACCCAGTACGACCGAGTTCACCGTCGGAAACAACGGCGCGGCGACAAATACCTACAATCCGAACGTGTCGGTCGGGGTGCGCGTCACCGACATCGATAAAAACAAGCTTCCGGGAGTTGTGGAAACCATCACCGCAGTCATCACCAGCAGCAGCGGGGACAGTGAACTGGTGACCCTCACGGAAACCGGCCCTAACACTGGAGTCTTCACTTTTGTCATACCGGCCAGCTCCACGGCGCCCGGCACATCGAACAACGGCACGCTCCATGCGCCACAGGGTTCTGCCCTTACCGTGAACTACGTCGATCCCGACGATTCGAGTGATACCTCATCTGCCAACGCCACGGTTCCATTGCCAACAGGCACACCGGGCATCTCGGTTTCCAAAACATTACTCGCACCATCCGATGGACAAGCCGTCATTGGCGAGGCGGTGCAATACCGACTGAGGGTGGTAAACACGGGTAGTACAACGCTTTCCACGGTATCGCTGACCGACACATTCCCGGCCGCAAATCTCACCTATGGCTCTGCATCCACCGCGCCCAACACCGTGGCAAGCGGATCACTCACATGGACGAATGTCGGCCCGCTGACGCCGGGTCAGAGCGTAACCATCATCGTGAATTTCACCGCGCTTGCTTCGGGAAATCCTGTGACGAATTCCGCCACAGCCAATGCGGGAGGTGGTGTCACCAGCACCAGCACTCGCAACGTCATCATCACCCGTCCGGCTGTCACCGTGACAAAAACCCTCGTCAGTCCGAATCCCGGCCCCGCAAACAAGGGTGACGATGTCGTTTTCAATATCAACGTGAACAACACCGGCGACACTCCGATTTCCTCGCTGCCACTTGAAGATATCTACAGCGGAGCGACATTCGAGTTCGTCTCTGCGAGCGTTCCGCCCGATTCCACCGGATCCGGAAGCCTACTCTGGCTCGACATCACGGGTGCGGGAAGCCTCGCTGCCGGATCCAGTCAAAACATCACTGTCACACTTAGAGCGATCGGTGCCGCCAGCCCGGCCACAAACCGTGCTGAGGTCAGCTTTGCGGTCGATTCCAACGGTGATCCGGTGCCGCCTTCCATCAGTAGCGCCAGCCTCGTAACCACCGCCGGTAGCATCTACGGTAGCGTGCTTGAGGACCAAGGCACCGCCGGTTACGGTGGTGGAGATACCGCCTTGTCCGGAGTCACCGTTACCCTCTTCACCGATCCTAACGGCGATGGTGATCCTTCCGATGGAACCCTCGTGGCGATCACGGAAACGCAAGCCGACGGAACCTACGAGTTCCTGAACCTCGGACTCGGGAACTATACCGTTGTGGAAACCGATCCATTCGGGTTTGAGAGCATCGCGGATACTCAGGGCGCAAATGACAACCGTATCCCTGTCACACTCACTTCCTCCACACCAAGCACAGGCAACAACTTCCTCGATCAGTTCATCGATCCCGCCCTTTACGGAAATATCAGTGGCCAGGTGCGCAATGACACCGATGCAGACGGTAATCTTCTCGATGCCGATTCCGGGATTTCAGGAGTCACCATTGATCTCTTCACCGATCCGAACGGCGATGGAAACCCCGCCGACGGCGTGTTGTTCACAACTACCCTGACCAATGGCAGCGGCAACTACAGCTTCACCAACTTGCCGCCCGGAAGTTATGTCGTCGTGGAAAGCGATCCCACCGGATTTGTAAGCACTGCCGACATCACCTTGCCAAACGACAACCGAATCCCGGTCACCGTGGCTGCCTCGCAAACCAGCACTGGCAATGATTTCCTCGATACCTCGAACCTCGCTGCAACCGGAACCATCGGCAACCTGATCTGGAGCGATACGAACAACAACGGCGTCTTTGATTCCGGTGAAACGGGCATCAATGGTGTGGCCGTCCAGCTCTACCGTTCGTCGCAGACACCGGGCGTCGATGTCCCATACAAGACCACCACGACTTCCGGTGGCGGAATCTACAGTTTTGGCAACGTCCCCGCGGATACTTACATCATCTATCTTCCCACCTCGAACTTTGGTGCAGGGAAAGCGTTGGAAACGGCGACGCTCTCCAGCTACTTCACCGACACAGCGGACAATCAGCAGGATAATGATGACAACGGTATCCAATCCGCAGCCGGTCAGGCGATCAGCAGTCCGGCGCTTGCCATCGCGGCGGGTGAAACGGACAACAGCGTGGACTTCGGCTTTGTTCCAGTTTCCAGCTATGGCTCCATTTCCGGAACCGTCCAGGCAGATACGAATAACGACAATGCTGGCGATGTGGGTATCCAGTCGGTCGGCATGACCCTATACACCGATCCCAATGGCGACGGCGACTTCACAGACGGGGTTGTATTTGCGACTACTTCCACCGCAGTGGGTGGGGCCTACTCGTTCACTGGCCTTCCTCCAGGCGCATACGTCGTGGTCGAAACCCAACCATCGGGATTCCTTACCATCACCGACACCGATGGAGGCACTGATGATAGAGTGGCAATCAACCTTCCCGTCGCCGGTTCCGGAACCGCATCGTTCGTGGAAGTCCAGTCAGTTTCCATCAGCGGAAATGTCTTCAACGACGCGAATGGCCTGCTAGGCACACCGGTGAACACCGTGGACGGTGCGACCTACGGCGGTGCGACAGTCTACGCAAACTTGGTGGAAAATGGTGCGGTGGTGCAAGCCGTCGCCGCCACTTCGGGTGCTTATGATTTCAGTGGAGTTGCCGGATACAAGAATTACACCGTCGTGCTCAGCACGACTCAAGGCACGATCGGAGCCGCTCCGCCAGCAGCTTCTCTTCCATCGGGTTATGTCAACACCGGCGAAAACGTCGGAGCCGGAACCGGCAGTGACGGCACAGTCAACGGCAGCCTCGCGGTGCCAGTGACGAACGCGTCGGTCACCAACGCGAACTTCGGGGTCGAGCGCATTCCAACGGCCAGCAACGTTGCGTCGGCCTCGCAGCTGAACCCGGCGGGCACCGCGCAAGTCACGGTCCCCACTCTGACCGCCACCGATCCGGAAGATGCTTCAGTCACCAGCTTCATCATCAACACACTGCCAAGCAACGGCACGCTTTATTACGATGGCAGCGCGGTCACCGTCGGCCAGACGATCACTAGCTACAACGCCTCGTTGCTAACACTCGATCCGAACGACGGCGCGATCACCGCGAGCTTCACCTACTCCGCAGTCGATGCGGCAGGGAAGTCCTCGGCACCCGCCACCGCGACCATGCCGTTCACGGCGATCGGCATCAGCGGAAACGTCTTCAACGACGCCAACGGCCTGCTCGGCACGCCGGTGAACACGGTGGACGGCACGGCCTACGCCGGACCCACGCTTTACGCCAACCTGGTGAGCGGCGGCAACGTCGCCCAGGTCGTCACCGTCACCGCCGGTGCGTATAATTTCGGAACGGTTGCCGCGAACACCAATTACACCGTGGTGCTCAGCACGACCCAAGGCACGGTCGGAGCCGCCGCCCCGGCAGCGTCCCTTCCATCGGGCTACGTCAACACCGGTGAAAACGTCGGAGCCGGCACCGGCAGCGACGGCACGGTCAACGGCAGCCTCGCCGTGCCTGTTGTCACCTCGTCGGTCACCAACGCAAACTTCGGGGTCGAGCTCATTCCAACGGCCACCAATGTCTCATCGGCCTCGCAGCTGAACCCGGCGGGCACCGCGCAAGTGACCGTTCCTACGCTCACCGCCACCGATCCGGAGGACACCTCGGTCACCAGCTTCACCATCAACACGCTGCCAACTAACGGCACGCTCTATTACAACGGCAGCGCCGTCACGCTCGGCCAGACGATCACCAGTTACAACGCCTCGCTGCTCAAGCTCGATCCCGACGACGGCGCGATCACCGCGAGCTTCACCTATTCTGCAGTCGATGCGGCAGGGAAGTCCTCGGCACCCGCCACCGCGACCATGCCGTTCACGGCCATCGGCATCAGCGGAAACGTCTTCAACGATGCGAACGGCCTGCTCGGCACGCCGGTGAACACGGTGGACGGCACCGCCTACGCCGGGCCGACGCTTTACGCCAACCTGGTGAGCGGCGGCAACGTCGCCCAGGTCGTCACTGTCACCGCCGGTGCGTATAATTTCGGCACGGTTGCCGCGAACACCAACTATACCGTTGTCCTCAGCACGACCCAAGGCACGGTCGGAGCCGCCGCCCCGGCAGCGTCCCTCCCTGCGGGTTACGTCAACACCGGCGAAAACGTCGGAGCCGGCACCGGCAGCGACGGCACCGTCAACGGCAGCCTCGCGGTGCCTGTCGTCACCTCGTCGGTCACCAACGCGAACTTCGGCGTCCGCGAGAACGGCACAGTCAGCGGCCATCTCTATATCGATACGAACGGCAACGGCAGTCAGGACTCCGGCGAACCGGATCTGGCCAATGTCGATGTCGTCATCACCGACTCATTCGGTGCCCAGCAAACTGTCGCTACCAACTCATCCGGCAATTGGACGGCAAGCGTTCCGCCCGGAAGCACCACTGCCAATGTCGATGAAACCGATCCACAATATCCGACTGGCAGCATCCAGAAGGAAGGCACCGACCCAACCACCGTAACGGCTGTGGCAGGTGCAGACACTTCCGCAGGCAACGACGGGTATTTCCTCCCCGGGTCCATCACCGGAATCGTCCGGGTGGACAACAACAACGATGGCACACCTGACGCGATCCGTGCCGGTGCGATCCTCAGCCTGCAGGACGGTAACGGCGATCCCGTCCTCGGTGCGGGCAATGTCCCCGTCACCACGGTGACGGCGGCGAACGGAACCTACAGCTTCGGCAACCTGCCTCCGGGCACCTACCAGGTAGCGAAAATCAACGATCCGGGCTACAGGAGCATCTCCGATAAGGACGGCGGCAATCCGGAACTCATCGCCGTGATCGTCGTCAACGCCGGTCAGGTGAACCCTCTCAACGACTTCCTCGAGATGCTGCAGAAATGCCCCGACCTGTGGACGGAGTGGCAGGACAAATGGGATACGATTCTCGGTGGTGAAACGGCGTTCATCAATAATCCGGACGGCGACCGCTACTCGAACCTCCTCGAATATGCCTTCTGCATGCCGCCGAACAGCGGAGGCCGCAAACCCTTCTGCCTGGTCAATTCGCTGTCCGTCACGGGCGGGTTGGACGGCGTGTTCTCCCGCACCGCAGGCGGCCCGCAGGACGTCACCTACATCCTCGATTACGCAGCGGCGCTCGGTGATCCGACGTCCTGGAACAGCATCACCCTCACCGGCGGCAACACCACCGTTACCAACAACGGCGACGGCTCGGAAACCGTCCGCATCGTCGACCTGGAAAGCCTCACGGGACTCACGGCGGGCGCGGGCTTCGTCCGTATCCGCGTGCAGCTCGACAACGGCGTGGACACCGCCGAGGACTCCACCGAGGTGCTCGGCTGGGTGGAAACGCAGCTCGGCATGTGCTGCCGCACATACAACAACCCGTTCCTGCCCTGCGCGACCTTCACCGGCACCGTGGATTCCGTGAACGGCCAGGAGCTTGTCCTCACCACCAGCGCCGGGTCTTCGGATCTTTCCACCCTGCTCGTGCCCGGAACCTCCTACTACATCGAGGTGGAAACGGGCGACCTCGAGGGGCACCGCTTCGATGTGACGGGAGCCACCGCGACAAGCCTTACCCTCGCCAACGACGCCAGCCTGAGCTCCGCCTCGCCGCCGTTCAACACCCTTACGGGAGCAGCTCCGGCCCTGCTCGCTGGTGATAGGATCGCGCTGCACACCTGCAAGACGCTCAACGGGCAGTTCCCAGCGGCCTCCTTCGGAGCGGGTCTGACCCAGGAAACCTCCGACGAGGTGCAGGTTTTCGCCAACGGCACCTGGGCGATCTACTGGCTCTTCGAGGACGGCGCCGCGACCCGCTGGGTCAACGCCGACGATGTCACAATGGTCGATGCAGGAGCCACGGTGATCCCCGCCGGACAAGGTGTCTTCTTCCACAACCGCACCGCCCCCACATCGATCCTCGCCTACGGGGAGGTTCGCGGCCATGACTTCCACCGCCCGCTCCTCCAGGGCGTGAACATGGTCGGCGGCGGCTATCCGCTCGACCAATCCGCGATCGGCAACAACAGCCGCGGGCTGAACCTCGCCGACGGCTTCTTCGGCAGCAGGAACTTCAAGACGGCGGATTCGTTCTTCGTGTGGCGCACGGACGGAAGCGCGACGGCTTCCGGTTACGACACGTATTTCCTGCTCGATGGGGGTGCCTCACAGCCGACGGTGAAACGCTGGGTGAAAACGGGAGATGTGGACATCACCCCCCGCGATGCCGAGCTGTTACTCAAGCGTGACGGCGGCGTGATGACACGCGTCGCCACGGACAAGACCGGATACGTCATCCCCACACCCTGGACCCCCTGA